In Leptotrichia sp. oral taxon 221, the DNA window ATTACTGAAGAATTATTGGCAGATATCGGAAAAGATACGATTGATTATAGAAAAAACTTTGATGAAAGTTTAGATGAACCAGTGGTTTTACCAGCAAAATTGCCTAATTTATTGTTAAATGGAGCGAATGGGATTGCTGTAGGGATGGCAACAAATATTCCGCCACATAATTTAGGAGAAGTAGTTGATGGAATTGTAGCATTGATTGATAATCCAGAAATTTCGATAGATGAGTTAATCGGTTACATAAAAGGTCCTGATTTTCCGACAGGTGGAATTATAAATGGTAGACAAGGAATTTATGATGCGTACAGAACAGGACGTGGTAGGTTAATCGTTGCGGGTCGTGTAGAAATTGAAAAAGCAAAAAATGGGAAAGAGTCAATAATTGTAACTGAATTGCCATATCAAGTGAATAAATCTAGATTTATCGAAAGAATTGCAAATTTAGTAAAACAAAAAAGATTGACTGGAATTTCAGATTTAAGAGATGAAACTGACAGAGACGGAATTAGAATTGTTATCGAGTTGAAAAAAGGTGAAGAAAGTGAGTTAGTATTAAATAATTTGTATAAATTCACTGATTTGCAAAATACTTTTGGAGTGATAATGTTGGCGTTGGTAAACAATGCACCAAAAGTCTTGAATTTAAAACAGATTTTGGAAAAATATTTAGAGCATAGATATGAGGTTATTACGAGAAGAGTAAAATTTGAGCTTAATAAGGCTAAAAATAGGGCTCATATTTTGGAAGGATTTAAAATAGCACTTGATAATATTGAAGAAGTTATTAGAATTATTAGAGCTGCAAAAGATGCGAATATTGCGAAAGCTAATTTAATAGAGGCTTTTTCATTCTCAGAAATTCAAGCAAAAGCAATTTTAGATATGAGATTGCAAAGATTGACTGGATTGGAAAGAGATAAAATTAATGAAGAATACAACGAATTGATGTTATTAATTGAAGAATTAAATGCAATTTTAGCTGATGATTCGAAAATATATGGTATAATTAAAGAGGAGGCTATTAAGTTAAAAGAAGATTTTGGTGATGATAGAAAAACTGAAATTAGAAATACGAGAGCCGAAATTACGATTGAAGATTTGATTAAAGATGAAGAAGTTGTAGTGACTTTGACTGAAAAAGGTTATGTTAAGAGAATACCTATTGATTCGTACCGTTCGCAAAGAAGAGGTGGCGTAGGAGTTAATGCGACAAATACGATTGAAGATGACGTTGTAAAAGATATGTATATTGCCAAAAACTTGGATACATTGCTTATATTTACGACAAAAGGAAAAGTATTTAGCATAAAAGTTTACGAAATTCCAGAAACTGGAAAACAAGCTCGTGGTAAATTAATTGGAAATATTATCAAATTATCTGAAGATGAAAGTGTTAGTACGGTAATAAAAGTTCGTGAATTTGAAAAAGATAGAAATTTATTCTTTGTAACACGAAACGGAGTTGTTAAAAAATCTGAATTAACATTGTTTGGAAATATTAATAAAAATGGAAAACGTGCTATACGATTAAATGATGATGATGAAGTTATGTATATTGGACTTACAAGTGGTACAGGAGAAGATGAAATTTTTGCTGCAACTAGAAATGGAATTGCTATGAGATTTTCTGAAAAAGAAGTTAGAAGCATGGGAACTGCTGCTGCTGGAGTTAAAGGAATAACTCTTCGTGATGAAGATAAAGTTGTAGGTGCTGCTATCATAAATTCTCAAATGGATAATGCTGAAGTAAGAATATTGACAATTACAGAAGAAGGTTATGGAAAACGAACTAAATTATTGGAATACAGATTAACTTCTCGTGGTGGAAAAGGTATTATTAATGCTAAATTAAATGAAAAAACAGGAAAAATCGTAGATGTTAAAGTAGTTAATGAGAACGATGAAATCATGCTTATAACTTCAGAAGGAACTTTGATTAGAACTAGCGTAAATAATATATCTGTAATTGGTCGTACAGCAACTGGAGTGAGAATAATGAAAGTTAGAAACAATGAGAAAATTGCCTCAGTTGTAAAAATTACTGAAGAACCAAAATTAGATGAAGATGAACAAGAGTAAATAAGTAAAAAGGAAGTGATCTAAATGTTATCGAAAAAAGCATTATTTTTAATTACTGCAGAAAATGAAGTTGAAGCTTTGGTGGAATTTGCTAAAGTGTTTAAAAAGAAATACGGAATAGAGGCAGAAGGTCTTTATGTTAAGGATATCTTGAAATATGAAATATTTCCAATCGCAGTAGAGGGAATTGGAATTAATGTGGGGGCAAACTACGCATTCAAGGAATACAAAGAATTAGAAGAAAAAACTTTTAGACACATAAGAGAGCTAACAGCACCAGATTTTTCAAATGTTTATAGTAGAGAAGGAGAAACTGTTGAAATTGCTTTAGAAGAGTTAAAAAAATATGATATGTTAGTTGTTGTAAAAAATGATAAGGTAACTTCTATTTTGAAGGATATTATGAGAAGTGTTTACAAACCGTTGATAATATTGCCTAATCAACTAGAATTTAAGTTAGATAACTTATTATTATTAGATGATGGAGCTTACAACGCGAATAAGACATTGTTTACATTTTATAACATATTTCATGAACAAAAGGTTGATGTTTTGCGGGTAAATGTGGATTCAGAAGATAATTTGTCAGAAAGATTTGGAGAAAATTACAATTTGATTCACAAAAAAGGAGATCCCTTTAAAACAATCATGGAAACATCGAAAGATTATGATATGATTTTGATGGGAGATTTGAGATACACAATAATGGTTGAAAGAATTACTGGAAAGTTAGGTGTAAGAATTTTAGAAAATATGAAAAAACCGATTTTTATTGATTAATTATTTTGTTTTAATATTGAATGAAAGTTTTTAGACTCTCTCTAGTATGCATTTAAAACCTTAAAATTATTGAAATAATAATAGATACTAAATATTAATTGTTTGTTTTTATTACAGATAATTATTTAGAAAAATAATAAAAAAATCTAGATAAAAGAAGTTATATTATTTTTAATAGAAAATTATGTATTTTATCATATGATTTTTAAGATAAAATTAAGATGAAACTAGTATAATGTAAAAAATGAGAAAATAAAAAATTAGAAGGAGAGAGAGCATAAATGAAAGTTTTAATTTGTTCAGATAGCCACGGGAAATTGGATTATTTCCAAGATGTAATGGAATTAGAGCAGCCAGAAATTGTTATATTTGCTGGAGATCACAGTGTAGATGCATTGAATATATCATTGATGCATCATAAAATTCCATTTGCATATGTTCGTGGAAATACAGACTATGATGATGATGATGCTAAAGATGTTAGAATTTTTGATTTGATGGGTAGAAAAGTATTTTTAACTCATGGACATCTTTATGGAGTAAAAACGAATTTAAATGAGCTTGAAAAAAAAGCAAGAGAAGAAAATGCTGATATTTGTATTTTCGGGCATACTCACAGAGAGTATTTAGTAGAAAAAGATGGAACTGTTTACGTTAATCCAGGAGCATTGCAAGATAAAAAATACGTAATATACGATGGAAGAGATTTCATACAAAAAGTTTTGGATTAAATAATTAGAGGAGTTGTAGATGGCTAGTGTTATTTGCAGCTCTTTTTTATTATAAATTATTTTCTATAGAAAAATAAAAGTTTTTAATATTTTAGACTTAACTTTTGTCTTGTAAATAATCAAATAAACCAGTATAATATTAAAACAGAAAATCTGAAGTTTGGAGGGAAAAGATGAGGAAAAAATTTGTGATTTTTTTGAATGGAGAGTATAAATATTCGCAGGAATTTATGGATAGATTGGTTTCAGAAGAGACGATTTGCTTTTGTGCTGATGGTGGAGCGAATTTTGCGTTTCGGTATG includes these proteins:
- the gyrA gene encoding DNA gyrase subunit A is translated as MSDDFRDEDKKENEEINENDDKEIIVDGLPKTTDLSNEQNVYIEDEIKSAYLDYSMSVIVSRALPDVRDGLKPVHRRILFAMNEMGMSHKTPFKKSARIVGDVLGKFHPHGDSSVYGAMVRMAQDFNMRYELIDGHGNFGSIDGDEAAAMRYTEARMAKITEELLADIGKDTIDYRKNFDESLDEPVVLPAKLPNLLLNGANGIAVGMATNIPPHNLGEVVDGIVALIDNPEISIDELIGYIKGPDFPTGGIINGRQGIYDAYRTGRGRLIVAGRVEIEKAKNGKESIIVTELPYQVNKSRFIERIANLVKQKRLTGISDLRDETDRDGIRIVIELKKGEESELVLNNLYKFTDLQNTFGVIMLALVNNAPKVLNLKQILEKYLEHRYEVITRRVKFELNKAKNRAHILEGFKIALDNIEEVIRIIRAAKDANIAKANLIEAFSFSEIQAKAILDMRLQRLTGLERDKINEEYNELMLLIEELNAILADDSKIYGIIKEEAIKLKEDFGDDRKTEIRNTRAEITIEDLIKDEEVVVTLTEKGYVKRIPIDSYRSQRRGGVGVNATNTIEDDVVKDMYIAKNLDTLLIFTTKGKVFSIKVYEIPETGKQARGKLIGNIIKLSEDESVSTVIKVREFEKDRNLFFVTRNGVVKKSELTLFGNINKNGKRAIRLNDDDEVMYIGLTSGTGEDEIFAATRNGIAMRFSEKEVRSMGTAAAGVKGITLRDEDKVVGAAIINSQMDNAEVRILTITEEGYGKRTKLLEYRLTSRGGKGIINAKLNEKTGKIVDVKVVNENDEIMLITSEGTLIRTSVNNISVIGRTATGVRIMKVRNNEKIASVVKITEEPKLDEDEQE
- a CDS encoding GntR family transcriptional regulator produces the protein MLSKKALFLITAENEVEALVEFAKVFKKKYGIEAEGLYVKDILKYEIFPIAVEGIGINVGANYAFKEYKELEEKTFRHIRELTAPDFSNVYSREGETVEIALEELKKYDMLVVVKNDKVTSILKDIMRSVYKPLIILPNQLEFKLDNLLLLDDGAYNANKTLFTFYNIFHEQKVDVLRVNVDSEDNLSERFGENYNLIHKKGDPFKTIMETSKDYDMILMGDLRYTIMVERITGKLGVRILENMKKPIFID
- a CDS encoding YfcE family phosphodiesterase — its product is MKVLICSDSHGKLDYFQDVMELEQPEIVIFAGDHSVDALNISLMHHKIPFAYVRGNTDYDDDDAKDVRIFDLMGRKVFLTHGHLYGVKTNLNELEKKAREENADICIFGHTHREYLVEKDGTVYVNPGALQDKKYVIYDGRDFIQKVLD